A genomic window from Enoplosus armatus isolate fEnoArm2 chromosome 20, fEnoArm2.hap1, whole genome shotgun sequence includes:
- the LOC139303641 gene encoding myosin phosphatase Rho-interacting protein, producing MSFKDNPCRKFQANIFNKSKCQNCFKPRESHLLNDEDLNQAKPIYGGWLLLAPEGTNFDNPLHRSRKWQRRFFILYEHGLLRYALDEMPSTLPQGTINMNQCSDVVDGESRTGQKNSLCILTPEKEHFIRAECKEIINGWQEALTVYPRTNKQNQKKKRKVDPPTHQEPGPAKVTVTSSSSGGSIPCLPSSIASAERVPMSRATLWQEESRWSRATIPCSRSASCLSQLGQSQPESSITTQDDGGTMSTGRKVRVESGYFSLEKTKSEPSPQSAQHSQPLQPPQHLPLSSSASSSSLGALSPSYSTISSSQSSLDSEPSGTTPTWEGHSGGGGSTGSVSGGGGRVGRSGREYAALSDVPRARRLNYREAFRSEKKRQELRARTRSPGREEVARLFGEERRRSQIIGRFEEGPHVERMDTSSSNEPSTNTTLVQRQGRSERRYLANKHMSLDSGKDRSVPDVSSSTFANLRRAKSLDRRVTESSMTPDLLNFKKGWMTKLYEDGMWKKHWFVLTDQSLRYYKDSIAEEASELDGEIDLSTCYDVKEFPVQRNYGFQILCKEGACTLSAMTSGIRRNWIQAIMKNVRPTIAPDVTRSLPEEKVKTQVMLEPCTQATPEPSPRPEAPKSDVHRQPAGNNAPPSEPRKSRVRERRREGRSKTFDWSEFKMEQSEKPVKERADTVDLSSSFSTTSSYCSPSSSPSSLASSPVSTSSLQTSSVSGAHPPSMTEEAEKENVRRGIPPHSTTGATHMPNTVTVTMTSTLNTAPPVQPPVPECQEQGRMEVDHPAAMQPASGDKKDNRTSDVQEEIEHRWHQVETTPLREEKQVPINTALGNSGNSDRLPAHELAALLDKELGQKQMELDRLQKQNNVLKEQLEDALGREQSAREGYVLQSATPPSSSPRRVPWQRLHSLNQDLQGELEAQKRKQDLAQQHIRTLKRSYTEAQDAVDRHEADIQALQAKLASAMAEILASEQAVARMRNELKLEQERSKEQDQEYSRSETTLRAQLKDSEDRLREVEASLLERNQALRHLERQQALQRDHMREIQRLQERLQEVTARLSATEEGQALKEERLRKEQHSMQESHERERQTLCRRLAEAETAQKEMENRLLEAEQQVEALLRGRQASGGKESREEMLKLQEELAQKTDMVESLRESVRRLEEEKGHLTCRCQELLNQIAEADREVTKLRNRLETEEADYYTLEHSYERATQEFQKMSQFLREKEEEIRQTKEMYERLVERKEEDLKEALVKMTALGNSLEETEQKLQAKEELLCQMSQSLLDKVEPCSAEKDLQAKLVVAEDRIAELEQHLNALQLGYADLPLIQAQVAYVACRLRAMHEQDMGWGKQTGQNMDALVQQHARNVNVIQEKYEASLQEERLNFTQTVATIRKENQTLKSEISKRVNQLSQQQEQLALLEEHFQKETEELKQRHKQELSQAEKGRASIELALMETTADSQRKLEVLMVDMDTMEERHESHVRKLEEQFEQRICELQHIHKEEIEKLHSQYMESIKRVQEYQLDKKGPDVFHSPPCDETTTPMEEEEQGKGEEAQNMSEVDSMVVLKDRIQELETQMNTMRDELENKHLEGDVASLREKYQRDFESLKATCERGFAAMEETHHKVIQDLQRQHQREISKLMEERERLLAEETAATIAAIEAMKNAHKEEMEKTHRSQLSGLNSDIDELRLQYEEELQSIHRELEVLSEQYSQKCLENAHLAQALEAERQALRQCQRENQELNTHNQELNNRLTAEITRMRSCFSGETALSPLTQGKDVYELEVLLRIKESEIQYLKQEIHSLKDELQSALRDKKYATDKYKDIYTELSIVKAKADCDISKLKEKLLIATEALGERTVDGTVTSGYDIMKSKSNPDFLKRQSKQSRGVRSKSLKEGLTVQERMKLFEAKDSKKI from the exons CCCAGCACTCTACCCCAGGGTACCATCAATATGAACCAGTGCTCCGACGTCGTCGATGGAGAGTCCAGGACCGGTCAGAAGAACTCGCTGTGCATCCTAACCCCTGAGAAAGAGCACTTCATACGGGCTGAGTGTAAAGAAATCATCAATGG GTGGCAGGAGGCTCTGACTGTATACCCCAGGACCAACAAGCAGAACCAGAAGAAAAAACGCAAGGTCGATCCACCCACTCACCAG GAGCCTGGCCCTGCCAAGGTGACagtgaccagcagcagcagcggaggaAGCATCCCCTGCCTGCCTAGCAGCATTGCCAGCGCTGAGCGTGTCCCGATGAGCCGTGCCACTCTGTGGCAGGAGGAGAGCCGCTGGAGCAGGGCCACCATCCCCTGCAGCCGCAGTGCCTCCTGTCTCAGCCAGCTGGGCCAGAGCCAACCAGAGTCCAGTATCACTACTCAAGACG ATGGCGGCACCATGAGTACTGGACGCAAGGTACGGGTGGAGAGTGGTTACTTCTCCCTGGAGAAGACCAAGTCAGAGCCTTCTCCACAGTCTGCACAGCACTCTCAGCCACTTCAACCACCCCAGCATCTGCCCCTGTCCTCTTcggcatcctcctcctctttaggAGCTCTCAGTCCCAG CTACTCCACCATCAGCTCCTCCCAGAGCTCGCTGGACTCTGAACCCAGCGGGACTACACCCACCTGGGAGGGACAcagtggtggtggaggaagcaCTGGTAGTGTCAGTGGCGGAGGAGGCAGAGTGGGCCGGTCCGGCAGGGAGTACGCAGCGCTGTCTGATGTGCCACGGGCTCGCAGACTGAATTACCGCGAAGCCTTCCGCTCAGAGAAAAAGCGGCAAGAGCTGAGGGCACGGACACGGAGTcctggcagagaggaggtggCGCGGCTGTTTGGGGAGGAGCGCAG GCGTTCTCAAATAATTGGCCGATTCGAGGAGGGTCCACATGTAGAGCGCATGGACACAAGCAGCTCCAATGAGCCCTCCACTAACACCACGCTAGTCCAGAGACAGGGCCGCAGTGAGAGACGCTATCTGGCTAACAAACAT ATGTCACTGGATTCAGGAAAGGACCGTTCAGTCCCTGATGTGTCCAGCTCCACTTTTGCTAATTTAAGAAGAGCCAAGTCACTGGACCGCAGAGTCACTGAGTCCTCGATGACT CCAGATCTGCTGAACTTCAAAAAAGGATGGATGACAAAGCTATACGAAGATGGAATG TGGAAGAAACACTGGTTTGTCCTGACAGATCAGAGTTTGCGGTACTACAAGGACTCAATAGCCGAGGAG GCTTCAGAACTGGATGGTGAGATTGACCTTTCCACATGTTATGATGTCAAAGAGTTCCCGGTCCAGAGGAATTACGGCTTCCAAATCCTG TGTAAAGAGGGAGCGTGCACCCTGTCAGCCATGACCTCTGGAATCCGTCGCAACTGGATTCAGGCCATTATGAAGAATGTCCGACCCACTATTGCACCCGATGTCACCCG ATCCCTCCCTGAGGAGAAGGTAAAAACCCAAGTGATGCTGGAGCCGTGTACACAGGCCACCCCTGAGCCAAGCCCCAGACCTGAGGCCCCCAAGTCTGATGTCCACAGACAGCCAGCTGGCAACAATGCCCCTCCCTCTGAGCCCCGTAAAAGCAGAGTTCGTGAGCGCAGACGAGAGGGTCGCTCCAAGACTTTTGACTGGTCTGAGTTCAAAATGGAACAGTCTGAAAAGCCTGTGAAGGAACGAGCAGACACAGTTGACCTCAGCTCATCATTCTCCACGACTTCCTCATATTGCTCTCCCTCCTCGTCCCCTTCCTCATTAGCATCCTCTCCTGTCTCTACCTCCTCCCTCCAAACCTCATCTGTGTCAGGTGCTCACCCACCTTCTAtgacagaagaagcagaaaaggaGAATGTTCGAAGGGGTATCCCTCCACATAGCACAACTGGTGCAACCCACATGCCAAATACTGTCACTGTTACCATGACTTCCACGCTAAACACTGCACCACCGGTACAGCCACCGGTACCTGAATGCCAAGAGCAAGGAAGGATGGAAGTAGACCACCCTGCAGCCATGCAGCCAGCTAGTGGAGATAAGAAGGACAACAGAACCTCAGATGTTCAAGAAGAGATTGAGCACCGATGGCATCAGGTAGAGACAACACCGTTAAGAGAAGAGAAGCAAGTTCCCATCAACACAGCTTTAGGAAACTCCGGTAACTCTGACAGATTGCCTGCCCATGAGCTTGCTGCGCTGCTAGACAAAGAG tTGGGACAGAAGCAGATGGAGCTGGACCGACTACAGAagcaaaacaatgttttaaaagagCAGTTGGAAGATGCACTAGGGAGAGAACAAAGTGCCAGAGAGGGCTATGTATTGCAG AGTGCAAcacccccttcctcttcaccgcGCAGAGTGCCATGGCAACGTTTGCACTCACTTAATCAAGATTTGCAGGGAGAGTTGGAGGCCCAAAAGCGCAAGCAGGACCTTGCACAGCAGCACATTCGGACACTAAAGAGAAGCTACACAGAAGCCCAGGATGCTGTGGACCGCCATGAGGCTGACATTCAGGCTCTGCAGGCTAAACTAGCATCTGCAATGGCTGAAATCTTGGCTAGTGAACAGGCTGTGGCCAGAATGCGCAATGAGCTCAAGCTAGAGCAGGAGCGTTCAAAGGAACAAGACCAGGAATATAGCCGTAGTGAGACCACCCTACGAGCCCAGCTAAAGGACAGTGAAGATAGACTCCGTGAAGTAGAGGCCAGCCTCCTAGAGAGGAACCAGGCCCTTAGGCACCTGGAGCGCCAGCAGGCCCTGCAACGAGACCACATGAGAGAGATACAGAGGCTGCAGGAGAGGCTGCAAGAGGTGACTGCTCGGCTAAGTGCTACTGAAGAAGGTCAGGCACTGAAGGAGGAGCGCCTGAGAAAGGAGCAGCATAGCATGCAAGAGAGTcatgagagggaaagacagactCTGTGTAGAAGATTAGCTGAGGCTGAAACTgcacagaaagagatggagaacagACTGCTGGAGGctgagcagcaggtggaggccCTGTTAAGGGGAAGGCAGGCCTCAGGTGGAAAAGAAAGCAGGGAGGAAATGCTGAAGTTGCAAGAGGAGCTGGCCCAGAAGACTGACATGGTTGAGTCgctgagagagagtgtgcgtaggttagaagaagagaaaggcCATCTCACTTGCCGCTGTCAGGAACTTCTTAACCAGATTGCAGAAGCAGACCGTGAGGTGACTAAGCTCCGCAATCGTCTGGAAACGGAGGAGGCCGATTACTACACCCTGGAGCACTCGTATGAGAGGGCTACGCAGGAATTTCAGAAAATGAGCCAGTTCCttagagaaaaggaggaagagatcCGGCAGACTAAGGAGATGTATGAGAGGCTGGTGGAACGCAAGGAAGAGGACTTGAAAGAGGCCCTTGTTAAAATGACTGCACTTGGCAACAGCTTGGAGGAAACCGAACAGAAGTTGCAAGCTAAGGAAGAGCTTCTTTGTCAAATGAGTCAAAGCCTCTTAGATAAAGTTGAGCCCTGTAGTGCTGAAAAGGATCTGCAAGCCAAACTTGTGGTTGCAGAGGACCGCATAGCAGAGCTAGAGCAGCATCTCAATGCCCTGCAGCTGGGCTATGCTGACCTAC CCCTAATCCAGGCTCAAGTGGCTTATGTGGCATGCAGGTTACGGGCCATGCATGAACAAGACATGGGCTGGGGTAAACAGACAGGTCAAAACATGGATGCTCTTGTCCAGCAGCATGCCCGCAATGTCAACGTGATCCAAGAGAAATATGAAGCATCCTTACAGGAGGAGCGCCTGAACTTCACACAAACCGTGGCCACTATTCGGAAGGAGAACCAAACACTAAAGAGTGAGATCAGCAAACGTGTGAACCAGCTCTCCCAGCAGCAGGAGCAACTGGCTCTCCTGGAGGAGCATTTCCAGAAGGAGACTGAAGAGCtaaagcagagacacaaacaagagCTAAGCCAAGCAGAGAAAGGTCGTGCCTCAATAGAGCTGGCCCTCATGGAGACAACAGCTGACAGTCAGCGAAAACTAGAGGTTCTGATGGTGGACATGGACACCATGGAGGAGCGGCATGAGAGTCATGtgaggaaactggaggaacagTTTGAACAGAGGATCTGTGAGCTCCAGCATATCCACAAAGAGGAGATTGAAAAGTTACATTCCCAGTATATGGAAAGCATTAAACGTGTTCAAGAGTACCAACTGGACAAAAAAGGTCCTGATGTTTTCCACTCACCTCCTTGTGATGAGACCACTACACcaatggaagaggaggagcaggggaagggggaggaagCACAGAACATGTCGGAGGTGGACTCCATGGTGGTTCTGAAGGATAGGATCCAGGAGCTGGAGACTCAGATGAACACCATGAGGGACGAATTGGAGAACAAGCACCTAGAAGGAGATGTGGCCAGCCTGAGAGAGAAATACCAGAGAGACTTTGAAAGTCTTAAG GCCACGTGTGAACGTGGCTTTGCAGCAATGGAAGAAACACACCACAAGGTAATACAAGACCTCCAGAGGCAGCATCAGAGGGAGATATCCAAACTAATGGAAGAACGAGAGAGACTGTTGGCCGAAGAGACTGCTGCCACAATTGCTG CTATTGAAGCTATGAAGAATGCACACAAGGAGGAAATGGAGAAGACCCACCGCTCCCAACTGAGTGGACTGAACTCTGACATTGATGAACTTCGCTTACAATACGA GGAGGAGCTGCAGTCCATCCACAGAGAACTGGAGGTGTTGTCAGAGCAGTACTCTCAGAAATGTCTGGAGAACGCTCACCTGGCCCAGGCACTAGAGGCTGAGAGGCAGGCCCTCAGgcagtgtcagagagagaaccaggagcTAAACACTCACAACCAG GAATTAAATAACCGACTGACTGCAGAGATCACTCGGATGCGCTCCTGTTTCAGTGGTGAAACAGCGCTGTCGCCACTTACCCAGGGTAAAGATGTGTATGAACTGGAG GTGTTGCTACGAATTAAGGAGTCAGAGATCCAGTATCTTAAACAGGAAATCCACTCTTTGAAAGATGAACTGCAATCTGCTCTAAGG GACAAGAAATATGCCACAGACAAATATAAGGACATCTATACAGAGCTCAGCATTGTGAAAGCAAAGGCAGACTGCGATATCAGCAAACTGAAGGAGAAACTACTCATTGCCACAGAAGCTTTAGGCGAGAGGACTGTCGATGGAACAGTCACATCTGGATACG ATATCATGAAATCAAAAAGTAATCCAGATTTCTTGAAAAGGCAATCCAAGCAATCAAGAGGCGTAAGGTCAAAG AGCCTGAAAGAGGGACTAACTGTACAGGAGCGTATGAAGCTGTTTGAGGCAAAAGATTCCAAAAAGATTTGA
- the LOC139303324 gene encoding toll-like receptor 13: MVRAVLFLLLLNTSACCGFGFKGCSQNFPTTDIMWCFNQNIANLSDVVNMIPDNVTTINLSKNKITVIPPGSFSHVLRLKHLDLSQNQLVSLKGGEFRGLDVLDFLNLTCNNISQIHSNAFDGLTRLHTLLMSHNILATISPAIFNSLLAIQDFDLSLNKLKAFSCGDSGGSSTLQRLNLFANNIQRVNVSCFPALEYISLSNNSKLELQADVFASNPRLKSLLCQGVKAEVLEGLSVETKKNLSRVAFSLFVEKSPLTICGLLKGMDHLESVEVDLKGSRLPQTTSSLLDCDTPSTVVIVDANLGNVAQLSLGRGNTSRLNFINCGLTQISCTTFDGYQGLKALQLNQNNVVIQRDTFKALTHLTFLSFDRSKIHDIDPDWFVPLKKLTHLSLLKNEITGLAPKVFSGLTRLEQLYLQFNLLKYITKKPFSKLRRLTKLNLSLNIIDFIEEGSFQDLTKLKYLDLSGNRIKRLTPSILSGLVNLRKFVLYNNRLHFKSYETPFKNLTSLEYLEMNYQGPGGQGIGTIGPHFFQGQRQLTSVGLGHSIKVDFHPDALVPLVNLKHLYIAGVVMKTTNLSAVLSPLKGLKKLTLYRADLDALPANLLPPDNTLEILKVQSNHLHTVDKMMLDALPRLRVLDIRENPLTCTCDNAWFKTWAIHNDHTQVSYLYSLSCDNDRRSPYLWQFDDKACSYEQVSFTLFITSSVVNMLFICVCLAWHTQGPALRYLRLILRAKLCGRRGAARAKFQYDAFISYSSKDEAWVMRQLVPNLERPAAGPPRLRLCLHHRDFRPGAAVLENIEAAIYNSRHTICVVTRHFLRSEWCSVEFQLASLRLLCEGSDVLLLVFLEEIPEHCLSLYTRLRKIVHKKTYLLWPEEPQEQDAFWVRLINAVKDNEEGERGEDEMALLIG; encoded by the exons ATGGTGCGAGCCGTCCTATTCCTGCTTCTGCTCAACACCTCGGCCTGCTGTGGTTTTGGCTTCAAAGGCTGTTCTCAGAACTTCCCCACGACAGACATCATGTGGTGCTTCAACCAGAACATTGCTaacctctctgatgttgttaaCATGATCCCAGATAACGTAACAACAATCAACCTGTCCAAGAACAAGATCACAGTCATCCCACCTGGATCATTCAGTCACGTACTTAGGCTCAAACACCTGGACCTGAGCCAAAACCAGCTGGTCTCTCTAAAAGGAGGAGAATTCAGAGGCCTGGATGTCCTGGATTTTCTCAATCTTACCTGCAACAACATCTCACAAATCCACTCCAATGCCTTTGATGGACTCACCAGGCTGCATACCCTGCTTATGTCCCACAACATACTTGCAACAATCTCTCCAGCAATCTTTAATTCTCTTCTAGCGATTCAAGATTTCGATCTGTCTCTGAACAAGCTCAAAGCTTTCAGCTGTGGAGATTCTGGTGGATCTTCCACTCTTCAGCGGCTCAATCTTTTTGCAAACAACATCCAGAGGGTTAATGTGAGCTGTTTCCCTGCCCTTGAGTACATCAGCCTGTCCAACAACTCAAAGCTGGAGCTGCAGGCAGATGTTTTTGCCTCCAACCCGAGGCTGAAGAGTCTGCTTTGTCAAGGAGTTAAAGCAGAAGTGCTGGAGGGACTCTCTGTGGAGACAAAGAAGAATCTCTCGAGGGTggcattttctctgtttgtggAGAAATCTCCATTGACTATCTGTGGATTGCTAAAAGGAATGGACCACCTTGAGAGTGTCGAG GTTGACTTGAAAGGATCCAGGTTACCTCAGACTACCTCCAGCCTGCTGGACTGTGACACCCCATCTACTGTTGTTATTGTGGATGCAAACCTTGGAAATGTTGCCCAGTTGTCGTTGGGGAGGGGGAATACGAGCAGACTTAATTTCATCAACTGTGGGTTGACGCAGATATCTTGTACTACATTTGATGGTTACCAAGGATTGAAAGCACTGCAGCTGAATCAAAATAACGTTGTCATTCAGCGGGACACATTCAAAGCCTTGACGCACCTCACGTTTTTAAGCTTTGACAGGAGCAAAATTCATGACATTGACCCTGACTGGTTCGTCCCTTTGAAGAAGCTGACTCACCTGTCTCTcctgaaaaatgaaatcactGGATTGGCACCAAAGGTATTCAGTGGCCTTACTCGACTTGAACAGCTCTACCTGCAGTTCAACCTGCTAAAATACATCACCAAGAAGCCCTTCAGTAAGCTGCGGAGGCTAACAAAGCTCAACCTCAGTTTAAACATCATTGATTTCATTGAAGAAGGCTCCTTCCAAGACCTGACAAAGCTCAA ATACCTGGACTTAAGTGGGAACCGCATCAAGAGGCTGACACCATCTATTTTATCTGGCCTGGTGAATTTGAGGAAATTTGTTCTGTACAACAACCGCCTCCATTTTAAATCCTATGAAACCCCTTTCAAAAACCTTACTTCTCTGGAG TATCTGGAGATGAACTACCAGGGGCCCGGAGGTCAAGGCATTGGTACCATTGGGCCGCATTTCTTCCAAGGCCAACGTCAACTAACCTCAGTTGGCCTTGGGCACAGTATCAAGGTTGACTTCCATCCTGACGCCTTGGTTCCTCTGGTCAATTTGAAACACCTGTACATAGCTGGAGTGGTTATGAAAACGACCAACCTGAGTGCAGTGTTGTCCCCTCTGAAAGGGCTGAAGAAGCTGACTCTTTACAGGGCAGACCTCGATGCTCTGCCTGCTAACCTGCTGCCTCCAGATAATACACTGGAGATTCTCAAAGTCCAGTCCAACCACCTCCACACTGTGGACAAAATGATGCTGGATGCTCTGCCAAG ATTGCGCGTTTTGGACATTAGAGAAAATCCACTTACCTGCACCTGTGATAACGCCTGGTTCAAGACCTGGGCCATCCACAACGATCACACACAG GTGTCCTACCTGTACAGCCTGTCGTGTGACAACGACAGGAGATCTCCCTACCTGTGGCAGTTTGACGATAAGGCCTGCTCCTATGAACAGGTTTCCTTTACTCTCTTCATCACCAGCTCTGTGGTGAATAtgttgtttatatgtgtgtgtctggcctgGCACACACAGGGCCCTGCTCTGCGCTACCTGCGGCTCATCCTCAGGGCAAAACTATGTGGACGTAGGGGGGCAGCGCGGGCCAAATTCCAATATGATGCATTCATCTCCTACAGCTCTAAGGATGAGGCCTGGGTGATGCGCCAGCTGGTGCCCAATCTAGAGAGGCCAGCTGCTGGTCCACCAAGGCTCCGACTGTGCCTCCACCACAGAGACTTCCGCCCTGGTGCTGCTGTTCTGGAGAACATCGAGGCAGCCATTTACAACTCTCGCCACACCATCTGTGTGGTGACACGTCACTTCCTTCGAAGTGAGTGGTGCTCTGTGGAGTTTCAGCTGGCCAGTCTGAGGCTTTTATGTGAAGGCAGTGAtgttctgctgctggtgttCCTGGAGGAGATACCTGAACACTGTTTGTCTCTTTACACGCGCTTACGCAAGATTGTGCATAAGAAGACCTACCTGCTTTGGCCCGAGGAACCACAAGAGCAGGATGCTTTCTGGGTCAGACTGATAAATGCTGTAAAAGACaatgaggagggagaaagaggagaggatgagatgGCACTGCTAATTGGCTAG
- the prr35 gene encoding proline-rich protein 35, with translation MSKDDACKVTSASKHKERKPKKPHYIPRPWGKPYNYKCFQCPFTCMEKSHLYNHMKYSLCKNSLSLLIESDWPYKKGNILHPEQLRPFQQAHGIHATGKDVLEQVTGTEERQRQRRAAEEEGEDRESQGPEDEDEGGRGEGIEVTGLTKESSSNNRGDAAECATKKTKQPESELLMADMLSLEDQLLRARSVEVEAQLKHYKLSKTCLTAPGLLSEQWRLLASSHSKAKAEGAQPRVSGSIPCYPPPPNLVDYQDPTGLNLSMLGVGYPISPSLFSYMNTAIPTAATGVTAQTHAQLAQLPFLASAAQLMHPASSAHTDRAFIPPRLYYPFLCEHTFGPASSQSDANKSLKSTTNSPEANPLSGFQPKVNLWKVPALRPGTAAVSPGGWVSPQRDSPDQGYRLGDKLQATAKEGKASWGLKRTGAPLGNHEAPVEKKPAMGFTLDLLKNIQTASNLNMAADKLLFHGSLQDAQLPTRPTELWYNDPLTSPNSETSSLSTCGGPNSQDSTATRTMGEGASESVAALLSDLSKALQEYQEAERKISHLEKEDLPAQRHLWEHLSKIRSELSHIHQALERTARQSDGPLDLSVKRGSTDLVGDLNMREDGSLKDNTTETEEEDEELEEKKEEEENESERKAMKASLESRKQSLDMLIKMSQASVVNTEVLSPGGLGMRPSSAEALWQSRTTKCEADSSVLLCPDGRSVVFTDIPSSAKTQKRSPSTQRLEAQCPPSPLTATDN, from the exons ATGTCTAAGGACGACGCTTGTAAAGTGACGTCTGCCAGCAAACACAAGGAGCGCAAGCCTAAGAAACCTCACTATATTCCCCGGCCATGGGGCAAACCCTACAACTACAAGTGCTTCCAGTGCCCCTTCACGTGCATGGAGAAGTCTCACCTGTACAACCATATGAAGTACAGCCTGTGCAAGAACTCCCTTTCTCTGCTCATAGAGTCAGACTGGCCATACAAAAAGGGCAACATCCTGCACCCAGAGCAGCTACGGCCCTTTCAGCAGGCACACGGCATTCACGCTACTGGGAAAGATGTGCTGGAGCAGGTAACAGGGACTGAGGAGAGACAAAGGCAACGAagggctgcagaggaggaaggtgaggacAGGGAAAGCCAGGGACCAGAAGATGAAGACgagggaggacgaggagagggAATAGAGGTCACTGGGCTGACGAAAGAGAGCTCCAGTAACAACAGAGGAGACGCTGCAGAGTGCGCTACCaagaaaaccaaacagccaGAGTCAGAGCTCCTGATGGCGGACATGCTCTCCCTGGAAGATCAGCTTTTACGAGCACGCTCAGTAGAGGTAGAGGCCCAGCTCAAACACTATAAGCTATCCAAGACATGTCTAACAGCTCCTGGCCTGCTGTCGGAGCAGTGGCGGCTATTAGCGTCCAGCCACAGTAAAGCCAAAGCTGAAGGTGCTCAGCCCAGAGTGAGTGGTTCAATCCCCTGttaccctcctcctccaaaccTGGTGGATTACCAGGATCCCACTGGACTCAACCTGTCAATGCTCGGGGTGGGCTACCCCATCAGCCCAAGCCTCTTTTCCTACATGAACACGGCAATCCCCACTGCTGCCACGGGTGTCACAGCCCAGACTCATGCACAGCTCGCCCAGCTTCCCTTCTTGGCGTCGGCCGCTCAGCTGATGCACCCAGCCTCCAGCGCCCACACAGACAGAGCTTTTATCCCCCCTCGTCTCTACTACCCCTTCCTGTGTGAGCACACATTCGGACCGGCCTCCAGTCAGAGTGACGCCAACAAATCGCTCAAGTCGACCACAAACAGTCCTGAAGCGAACCCCCTGTCTGGCTTCCAGCCTAAAGTTAATTTGTGGAAAGTGCCTGCTTTGCGGCCAGGGACCGCCGCAGTCTCCCCTGGTGGCTGGGTGTCACCTCAGAGAGACTCCCCCGACCAGGGCTACAGGTTGGGGGATAAACTGCAGGCTACAGCCAAGGAAGGCAAAGCAAGCTGGGGCCTCAAGAGGACAGGGGCCCCATTAGGGAACCACGAGGCACCTGTGGAGAAGAAGCCGGCCATGGGTTTCACTTTGGACCTCTTGAAGAATATTCAGACTGCATCAAATCTTAATATGGCCGCGGACAAACTTCTCTTCCATGGCAG TTTACAGGATGCTCAGCTTCCAACCCGGCCCACTGAACTGTGGTACAATGATCCTCTCACCAGTCCCAACAGTGAAACGTCCTCTCTTTCTACCTGTGGTGGACCCAATAGCCAGGACTCGACTGCTACCCGGACAATGGGGGAGGGAGCTTCAGAGTCAGTGGCTGCTCTCCTCAGTGACCTCTCCAAGGCCTTGCAGGAGTATCAGGAGGCTGAACGCAAAATCTCCCACCTGGAGAAGGAGGACCTTCCCGCCCAGCGCCACCTCTGGGAACACCTGAGCAAAATCCGCAGCGAGCTCTCCCACATCCACCAGGCGCTGGAGCGGACGGCTCGCCAGAGTGACGGGCCTCTCGACCTGTCAGTCAAGAGGGGCTCGACGGATTTGGTTGGTGACCTCAACATGAGAGAGGATGGCAGCCTTAAAGACAACacgacagagacagaggaggaggacgaggagctggaggagaaaaaggaggaagaagagaacgAGAGTGAGAGGAAGGCGATGAAGGCTTCGTTGGAGAGTCGGAAGCAGTCGTTGGACATGCTGATCAAGATGAGTCAGGCATCGGTGGTAAACACAGAGGTTCTCTCTCCCGGTGGTCTCGGCATGAGGCCCAGTTCTGCAGAGGCCCTATGGCAGAGCAGAACCACCAAGTGTGAGGCGGACTCCAGCGTCCTGCTCTGCCCCGACGGCCGATCAGTGGTTTTCACCGACATCCCCTCCTCTGCTAAAACCCAGAAGAGATCCCCATCCACACAACGACTAGAGGCCCAGTGTCCTCCAAGCCCTTTGACAGCTACTGACAACTAA